One genomic region from Microcebus murinus isolate Inina chromosome 32, M.murinus_Inina_mat1.0, whole genome shotgun sequence encodes:
- the LOC105877214 gene encoding aurora kinase C-like — protein MSYPRTVVQVGNHEPAGAAGRATPRPNSSTRRRFTIDDFDVGPPLGKGKFGNVYLARLKENHFIVALKVLFKSQIENEGLEHQIRREIEIQWHLQHPNILRLYNYFHDADRVYLILEYAPRGELYKELRKKQKFDEQQTATIIEELADALIYCRDKKVIHRDIKPESLLLGFRGEVKIADFGWSVHTPSLRSKTRCGPLDYLPPEMIEGRRYAAKMDLWCIGVLCYELLVGNPPFESASHNETYRRILKVDVRFPLSMPLGAQDLISRLLRYNPQDRLPLAQIPKHPWVQAHSRSVLPPCA, from the exons ATGAGTTACCCCAGGACTGTGGTGCAGGTGGGCAACCATGAGCCCGCAG GTGCAGCAGGCCGGGCCACCCCGCGGCCCAACAGCTCGACCAG GCGGCGCTTCACAATTGACGACTTTGACGTCGGGCCTCCTCTGGGCAAGGGGAAATTTGGGAATGTGTACCTGGCTCGCCTCAAGGAAAACCATTTTATTGTGGCCCTGAAGGTTCTTTTCAAGTCCCAGATAGAGAATGAAGGACTGGAGCACCAGATACGCAGGGAAATTGAAATCCAGTGGCATCTACA ACACCCTAATATCCTAAGGCTGTACAATTACTTCCATGATGCTGACCGAGTATACCTCATCCTGGAATATGCTCCAAGGGGTGAGCTCTACAAGGAGCTGcgaaaaaagcagaaatttgaTGAGCAGCAAACAGCCACG ATAATAGAGGAGTTGGCTGATGCCTTGATTTACTGCCGTGACAAGAAAGTGATTCACAGGGATATTAAGCCAGAAAGCCTGCTGCTGGGTTTCAGGGGTGAGGTGAAGATTGCAGATTTTGGCTGGTCTGTGCACACTCCCTCTCTGAG GTCAAAGACAAGGTGTGGACCACTGGACTACTTGCCTCCAGAAATGATCGAGGGGAGAAGATATGCTGCGAAGATGGATCTGTGGTGCATTGGCGTGCTCTGCTATGAGCTGCTGGTGGGAAATCCACCCTTTGAGAGCGCCTCCCACAATGAGACCTACAGACGCATCCTCAAG GTAGATGTGAGGTTCCCCCTGTCAATGCCTTTGGGAGCCCAGGACTTGATCTCCAGGCTTCTCAGATACAACCCCCAGGATCGGCTGCCTCTGGCCCAGATCCCGAAGCACCCCTGGGTCCAGGCCCATTCTCGGAGTGTGCTGCCTCCCTGTGCTTAG